One window of bacterium genomic DNA carries:
- a CDS encoding TatD family hydrolase yields the protein MNPLLVDTHAHVNFNAFKNDGDAVIQRALDEGTWVVNVGSQIDTSRRAVEYAGHYPEGVYAVVGLHPVHLFSQHIDEEEFGFDSREEKFDYEAYKTLAKHEKVIGIGECGLEYFHLPDSEAEEIKRTQKDAFIQQIELASELKKALMVHSRDAYQNIYEILRERRKILSNVIIHSFIGNWEEAKKFLDLGCYISFNGIITFKPRKEKTPGASDPELLEAVKNIPLERMVLETDCPYLAPAIHRGERNEPSYVKFTAEKIAEIKNISFDEVARQTTQNARTAFAI from the coding sequence ATGAATCCCCTCCTCGTCGACACTCACGCGCATGTGAACTTCAACGCCTTCAAGAACGATGGTGATGCGGTCATACAGCGCGCGCTTGACGAAGGTACTTGGGTTGTAAACGTCGGCTCGCAAATTGATACCTCGCGCCGCGCGGTGGAATATGCCGGGCACTACCCAGAAGGCGTATACGCGGTTGTGGGGCTCCACCCCGTACATCTTTTTTCACAGCATATCGACGAGGAGGAATTCGGATTTGACTCTCGAGAGGAGAAATTCGACTATGAAGCATATAAGACGCTTGCGAAACATGAGAAAGTGATTGGCATCGGCGAATGCGGGCTTGAATACTTCCACCTGCCGGATAGCGAGGCAGAGGAAATAAAACGCACTCAGAAAGACGCATTCATACAGCAAATAGAGCTGGCTTCGGAACTTAAAAAGGCCCTCATGGTACATTCGCGCGACGCCTATCAGAATATTTATGAGATTCTCAGAGAGCGCCGCAAAATATTAAGCAATGTTATCATCCATTCCTTTATTGGCAACTGGGAGGAAGCGAAAAAATTTCTGGACCTGGGTTGCTACATCAGTTTCAACGGCATCATCACCTTCAAACCCCGAAAAGAAAAAACTCCAGGAGCTTCCGATCCCGAACTTCTGGAAGCAGTGAAAAATATTCCCCTTGAACGCATGGTGCTGGAAACCGATTGCCCTTACCTCGCGCCCGCAATCCACCGGGGAGAGCGCAATGAACCAAGCTACGTAAAATTCACCGCAGAAAAAATCGCAGAGATAAAAAATATATCTTTTGATGAAGTGGCGCGTCAAACAACGCAAAATGCCAGAACGGCATTTGCGATCTAA
- the metG gene encoding methionine--tRNA ligase, giving the protein MSKSYITTAIPYVNAKPHIGFALELVQADVIARAHKEAGDDVRFLTGTDENSIKNVQAAEKAGVPIQQFVDENANVFFKLTQSLNIGADYFIRTTEERHKKGAQKFWEACKKDIFQKEYEGLYCTGCETFYLEKELENGLCPEHKTQPEPVHEKNYFFKLSDYSKFLLDAFENNKIRIHPKSRQNEVLNFIKEGLEDFSISRSNERAKNWGIPVPGDDSQMMYVWFDALTNYINALGYGSGDEALFEKYWNAPDAEVLHVIGKGIMRFHAIYWPAMLESAGIFPKNGIDIMVHGYVTVNGQKISKSIGNTVDPFELVEKYGADAVRYFLLREIPATEDGDFSEEKFIQRYNSDLANGLGNLVSRVATLAEKSGIANLGRSDETFTKPMEDAERRINVGLVDYQLHMALSVLWELVMLGNQYIDEQKPWSKSGDDTESILANLSRLILRIRRLSRRFLPDIYKEIDKQFGIADDTLTIDRNVKLRVHKGKPLFPRI; this is encoded by the coding sequence ATGTCAAAATCCTACATCACTACCGCAATTCCCTATGTAAATGCCAAACCCCACATTGGTTTTGCTTTGGAATTGGTGCAGGCCGACGTTATTGCGCGGGCTCACAAGGAAGCGGGAGATGACGTGCGGTTTCTCACCGGCACCGATGAAAACTCCATAAAGAACGTGCAGGCGGCAGAAAAAGCAGGTGTGCCGATCCAGCAGTTCGTTGACGAAAATGCTAATGTATTCTTCAAATTGACCCAATCGCTCAATATTGGGGCTGATTATTTCATCCGCACAACGGAGGAACGTCACAAAAAAGGCGCGCAGAAATTTTGGGAAGCGTGTAAAAAGGACATTTTCCAAAAAGAATACGAGGGGCTTTACTGTACGGGCTGTGAGACATTTTACCTTGAAAAAGAACTGGAGAACGGCTTGTGCCCCGAACACAAAACGCAACCGGAGCCCGTACACGAAAAAAACTACTTTTTCAAGCTCTCGGATTACTCCAAATTCCTTCTGGACGCTTTTGAGAACAATAAAATCCGCATTCATCCAAAAAGCCGCCAGAACGAGGTCTTGAACTTCATCAAAGAGGGACTGGAAGATTTTAGCATTTCGCGCTCAAACGAGCGCGCAAAGAACTGGGGTATTCCTGTGCCCGGGGATGACTCGCAGATGATGTATGTATGGTTTGATGCGCTTACCAATTATATCAACGCGCTCGGATATGGCTCTGGCGACGAGGCGTTATTTGAAAAATACTGGAATGCGCCCGACGCAGAGGTGCTCCATGTCATTGGCAAGGGCATTATGCGGTTCCATGCCATCTATTGGCCCGCGATGCTTGAATCGGCCGGCATATTCCCCAAAAACGGCATTGATATCATGGTGCATGGATATGTGACGGTAAATGGCCAGAAAATCTCAAAATCCATCGGAAATACGGTTGACCCATTTGAACTGGTAGAGAAATATGGCGCTGATGCAGTACGATACTTCCTTTTACGCGAGATTCCGGCAACTGAAGATGGTGACTTCAGCGAAGAAAAATTCATCCAGCGCTATAATAGCGACCTGGCCAATGGCCTTGGGAATTTAGTTTCTCGAGTGGCTACACTCGCAGAAAAGTCAGGAATTGCAAACCTCGGACGAAGCGATGAAACTTTCACAAAACCCATGGAAGACGCTGAGCGCCGAATCAATGTAGGCCTTGTCGACTATCAATTGCATATGGCACTCTCCGTATTATGGGAGCTCGTGATGCTCGGAAACCAATATATAGACGAACAAAAACCTTGGAGTAAATCGGGTGATGATACCGAAAGTATTTTAGCGAATCTTTCACGCCTGATCCTGCGCATCAGAAGACTCTCAAGAAGATTTCTTCCTGACATCTATAAAGAAATCGATAAACAATTCGGTATTGCCGACGATACTCTTACGATAGACCGAAATGTGAAGCTTCGGGTCCATAAAGGCAAGCCACTTTTCCCGCGTATATGA